A window from Triticum aestivum cultivar Chinese Spring chromosome 6D, IWGSC CS RefSeq v2.1, whole genome shotgun sequence encodes these proteins:
- the LOC543283 gene encoding phosphoribulokinase, chloroplastic, with amino-acid sequence MAFCSPHTTTSLRSPCTTIPNSGFRQNQVIFFTTRSSRRSNTRHGARTFQVSCAVEQPIVIGLAADSGCGKSTFMRRLTSVFGGAAEPPKGGNPDSNTLISDTTTVICLDDYHSLDRTGRKEKGVTALDPKANDFDLMYEQVKAIKEGKAIEKPIYNHVTGLLDPAELIQPPKIFVIEGLHPMYDERVRELLDFSIYLDISNEVKFAWKIQRDMAERGHSLESIKASIEARKPDFDAFIDPQKQYADAVIEVLPTQLIPDDNEGKVLRVKLIMKEGIKFFNPVYLFDEGSTINWIPCGRKLTCSYPGIKFSYGPDTYFGQEVSVLEMDGQFDRLDELIYVESHLSNLSTKFYGEVTQQMLKHADFPGSNNGTGLFQTIVGLKIRDLYEQIIAERAGVPAEAAKV; translated from the exons ATGGCATTCTGCAGCCCACACACCACCACATCCCTGCGCTCCCCATGCACCACCATCCCAAACTCAGGCTTCAGGCAGAACCAAGTCATCTTCTTCACGACCAGAAGCAGCAGGAGGAGTAACACGAGGCATGGGGCAAGGACCTTCCAGGTCTCATGCGCAGTTGAGCAGCCAATAGTGATTGGCCTGGCAGCAGACTCGGGATGTGGGAAATCCACCTTCATGCGCCGGCTCACCAGCGTGTTTGGAGGTGCTGCAGAGCCACCCAAGGGCGGCAACCCAGACTCCAACACGCTCATCAGCGACACGACGACGGTCATATGCCTTGATGACTACCATTCCTTGGACAGAACCGGGAGGAAGGAGAAAGGTGTGACCGCCCTGGACCCCAAGGCAAACGACTTTGATCTCATGTATGAGCAGGTGAAGGCAATCAAGGAAGGCAAGGCTATTGAGAAGCCAATCTACAACCACGTCACTGGCCTCCTCGACCCGGCGGAGCTCATCCAGCCCCCCAAGATCTTCGTCATCGAGGGTTTGCACCCAAT GTATGATGAACGTGTGAGAGAGCTCCTTGATTTCAGCATCTACTTAGACATCAGCAATGAGGTTAAGTTCGCATGGAAAATTCAG AGAGACATGGCAGAGCGTGGGCACAGTCTTGAAAGCATCAAGGCTAGCATCGAAGCCAGGAAACCTGATTTTGATGCCTTTATTG ATCCGCAGAAGCAATACGCTGATGCTGTGATTGAAGTTCTGCCAACCCAGCTGATTCCTGATGACAACGAAGGAAAGGTGCTGCGTGTTAAATTGATCATGAAAGAAGGCATTAAGTTCTTCAACCCGgtttacctcttcgatgaaggatcaaccatcaactggatccctTGTGGAAGAAAGCTTACATGCTCTTACCCTGGCATCAAATTTTCCTATGGCCCAGACACTTACTTTGGCCAAGAG GTATCGGTGCTGGAGATGGACGGGCAATTTGACAGACTAGATGAACTCATCTATGTTGAGAGCCACCTAAGCAACCTCTCAACCAAGTTCTACGGGGAGGTGACACAGCAAATGCTAAAGCATGCAGACTTTCCAGGCAGCAACAATGGAACAGGTCTCTTCCAGACCATCGTAGGACTGAAGATTAGAGATCTCTATGAACAGATCATCGCTGAGAGGGCCGGCGTTCCTGCTGAAGCAGCAAAAGTTTGA
- the LOC123145171 gene encoding secretory carrier-associated membrane protein 5-like: MYRDPNPFDEGADDNAFSNGGGRGGAAGGGGGKSQFQFRPTEPVGFGAGGNGDAAVDIPLDNMNGSSGKESELSQWQADLKRREADIKRREEALKSAGVPMEDKNWPPFFPIIHHDIANEIPANAQRLQYLAFASWLGIVLCLVWNFIAVTVCWIRGGDSKLFFLATIYGMLGVPLSYLMWYRPLYRAMRTDSAFSFGWFFLCYMLHIGFCIIAAIAPPIVFRGKSLTGILAAIDTFSDHALVGILYFVGFALFSLETVVSIWVLQRVYMYFRGHK; this comes from the exons ATGTACCGAGATCCCAACCCCTTCGACGAGGGCGCCGACGACAACGCCTTCTCC AATGGGGGAGGACGCGGTGGTgccgctggtggtggcggcggtaaGTCGCAGTTCCAGTTTCGCCCGACGGAGCCCGTCGGATTCGGCGCCGGTGGCAACGGCGACGCCGCCGTCGACATCCCCCTTGACAACATGAAC GGTTCGAGTGGCAAGGAAAGCGAGCTCTCGCAGTGGCAGGCAGATCTCAAGAGGCGAGAGGCG GACATCAAGAGGAGGGAGGAAGCTCTCAAGAGCG CTGGGGTGCCCATGGAGGACAAGAACTGGCCGCCGTTCTTCCCAATCATCCACCATGACATTGCCAATGAAATACCAGCCAACGCGCAGCGGTTGCAGTATCTTGCTTTTGCTAGCTGGCTCG GCATCGTGCTTTGCCTCGTTTGGAATTTCATTGCTGTCACAGTCTGTTGGATCAGAGGGGGAG ACTCTAAACTGTTTTTCCTGGCTACTATCTACGGTATGCTTGGAGTACCTTTGTCGTACTTGATGTGGTATAGGCCTCTGTACCGTGCAATGAG AACTGACAGCGCATTCAGCTTTGGGTGGTTTTTCCTTTGTTACATG CTCCACATTGGCTTTTGTATAATTGCTGCCATTGCTCCGCCAATCGTGTTTCGTGGGAAGTCACTAAC GGGTATACTGGCTGCAATCGATACCTTCTCTGATCATGCATTAGTTGGG ATACTTTACTTTGTCGGATTTGCCTTGTTTTCACTGGAGACAGTTGTGAGCATTTGGGTTCTTCAG AGAGTATACATGTATTTCAGAGGGCACAAGTGA